A single window of Colletes latitarsis isolate SP2378_abdomen chromosome 4, iyColLati1, whole genome shotgun sequence DNA harbors:
- the LOC143341383 gene encoding uncharacterized protein LOC143341383, protein MNTVWLLFIGFLFIQDTFQRTNQREVSRPEEISKPSINKSSSPSRSKNVHSKNLIELQKILKEATNSTSNTTNQVIATRQGPCQCGGGLCSCCSKILYDTWKQKACVNVTYEPDEFSFTAKISMNDRVLYTRTVSGKNPRPVCVPVPRIPIVKACVRFYNIYFQGRNIHLCINMEGKFRETTMFKVGLDCIRFGSNGLALVKPEDGGGLGQIEFLPGDLDDDEDEDEDNYDYEDDDDDDDDDDLLDF, encoded by the exons ATGAATACCGTCTGGTTGCTTTTTATCGGTTTTCTTTTTATTCAAGACACATTTCAAAGGACCAATCAGAGGGAGGTCAGTCGTCCGGAAGAGATATCAAAGCCTTCGATAAATAAATCGTCATCGCCATCGAGATCGAAAAACGTCCATTCAAAAAATTTGATAGAATTGCAGAAGATATTAAAAGAAGCGACCAATTCCACATCGAACACAACTAACCAGGTGATTGCGACGAGACAAGGTCCGTGCCAATGCGGCGGTGGTCTTTGTAGCTGTTGCTCAAAAATTTTATACGATACCTGGAAACAAAAGGCTTGCGTGAACGTCACCTACGAACCGGATGAGTTCAGTTTCACAGCGAAAATTTCGATGAACGATAGAGTGCTATACACCAGAACTGTGTCCG GGAAAAATCCGCGACCTGTGTGCGTGCCAGTACCACGAATACCAATCGTTAAAGCCTGTGTCAGGTTTTACAACATATATTTCCAAGGTAGAAACATTCATCTATGCATAAATATGGAGGGGAAGTTCAGAGAGACTACCATGTTTAAG GTCGGACTGGACTGCATCAGATTCGGTTCTAATGGCTTAGCTCTGGTAAAACCGGAGGACGGAGGCGGATTAGGCCAAATAGAATTCTTGCCAGGTGATCTTGACGAtgatgaagatgaagatgaagacaATTATGATTacgaggacgacgacgacgacgacgacgacgacgatttaCTTGATTTTTAA
- the LOC143341112 gene encoding uncharacterized protein LOC143341112, protein MLNSNSIQIRSVTDYKPFKFCVNVPGCFFSSACVNVLELNQFSSIATEQTTNGTEISFGTSTTLETKMTSALSSSQITMITTITTTMTTKAKTEGMTRDVEVLTVPESESTTIVDID, encoded by the exons ATGTTGAATTCCAACAGTATACAAATCAGAAGCGTCACGG ATTATAAACCGTTCAAGTTCTGCGTTAATGTACCAGGATGTTTTTTTTCATCCGCGTGTGTTAACGTTTTGGAGCTTAATCAGTTTTCCAG CATAGCAACAGAACAAACAACGAATGGAACTGAAATATCTTTTGGGACGTCTACAACACTGGAAACCAAAATGACGTCGGCATTATCTAGCAGTCAGATTACGATGATAACTACGATCACGACAACAATGACAACTAAAGCTAAAACTGAAGGTATGACTCGAGATGTGGAAGTATTGACGGTACCAGAAAGCGAATCTACAACAATCGTAGATATTGATTGA
- the LOC143341111 gene encoding putative U3 small nucleolar RNA-associated protein 11, translating to MSSWKKAAKATQKTHRERHQPESRKHLGFLEKKKDYISRARDYQEKQQTLKLLRKRALNKNPDEFYFHMINSKIENGVHREKSKDDTCTPSQIQLMETQDVRYVAHKRNIEAKKIDKLQSQLHMIDAANETENTHIFFLDNTEQVRNFDIAKKLNTHPALISRRTNRPKLSKLKNMKLPEVNEAILSKIEQRKRMTYKELQKRIDREHQLTIVQQKLEIQRALKDKKITKPKLVSKGSKDSAPVYKWKFERKR from the coding sequence ATGTCTTCGTGGAAGAAAGCAGCAAAAGCAACTCAAAAAACTCATCGGGAAAGACATCAACCGGAATCGCGTAAACATTTGGGTTTTCTGGAAAAGAAGAAAGACTATATCTCTAGAGCTAGGGATTATCAAGAGAAGCAACAAACGTTGAAGCTTTTGCGTAAACGTGCTCTGAATAAAAATCCagatgaattttattttcatatgaTCAATTCGAAAATTGAGAATGGCGTGCACAGGGAAAAGAGCAAAGACGATACTTGTACACCAAGTCAGATACAATTAATGGAAACTCAAGATGTTCGATACGTTGCTCACAAAAGAAACATAGAGGCAAAGAAAATAGACAAGCTCCAAAGTCAATTGCATATGATAGATGCTGCCAACGAAACTGAAAATACACACATATTTTTCCTGGATAATACAGAACAAGTCAGAAACTTTGACATTGCCAAGAAACTGAATACTCATCCAGCATTAATATCTAGACGTACAAATAGACCAAAGTTGAGCAAATTAAAGAACATGAAATTACCAGAAGTAAACGAGGCTATTTTAAGTAAAATTGAACAGAGGAAACGCATGACTTATAAAGAATTGCAGAAAAGGATCGACAGAGAGCATCAGTTGACCATTGTACAACAAAAATTAGAAATACAAAGAGCATTGAAAGATAAGAAAATCACCAAACCCAAATTAGTGTCCAAGGGTAGCAAGGATTCTGCTCCTGTTTACAAATGGAAATTTGAGAGGAAGCGATGA